A genomic stretch from Psilocybe cubensis strain MGC-MH-2018 chromosome 1, whole genome shotgun sequence includes:
- a CDS encoding Forkhead box protein J2: protein MSHLHDLLNPDSTENQSPTYVSQSPIVPVPPLNFPPSSRLAVETEPEPSDSQSSEGEDEISPASEDEIDELDEESPEEEDEGPPPATRQRKGRTHTAVRRAREKAEKASGSRPAAEAESPQEDAEAKDDNIISLKEEARPEKALEPAPRRRLEKHDRKIDLGLHDHKAHADCPDTLACLPDTPGRPQHTLPVILRCAILGSPRKRLTIREIYATMESKYPYYKSAGQTWKQSVRHHLSLNRLFERQPRPVTDPGFGSYWTVNLSAPPGTKRPRKRGRPQKEGEGARSGEMSGENSPITLMPAPTKFQFQPQTHPAPPLPPLPLPQISSIQTSISPLSLGPPPQPHPQSLSNPQLSPSSRHPPPTPQSSSSHASHVPIVHNSQFAPIQLTMYDPRQHHPTPPGYPPLLKSPTHLHPHRPYPHDGRPPDSRALDIQRQQEAAHRHHEAQRAHDAHRSSDSQRHSYDTRRNSLNRPPPPPPPPTSDLVSHRKPATPMTPHSSKESEAENGMDTNGPIVSDDEFESEEEMRPPYVRREAAFVATRPSPIFTLPPFSKLEHNKEEIMEHMRQEIASLRRTSAEAVSTSLRLTEQLANANLEVSRSREAVRDLEDMLQREATQRKEAERLKDQEIERRRAAEHALGSLANRSPIARARPTTTT from the exons ATGTCCCACCTCCATGACCTCCTCAACCCAGATTCAACTGAGAACCAGTCTCCAACGTATGTCTCTCAATCCCCAATTGTCCCTGTGCCCCCGCTGAACTTCCCACCCTCTTCCAGATTAGCCGTGGAGACAGAGCCAGAGCCATCCGATAGCCAGTCCTCTGAGGGCGAGGACGAGATCTCCCCCGCATCCGAGGACGAGATCGACGAGCTCGACGAAGAGTCCcccgaggaggaggacgagggtCCCCCGCCTGCGACGCGGCAGCGCAAGGGCCGGACGCACACTGCGGTGCGGCGGGCCAgggagaaggcagaaaaggCGTCGGGGTCGAGGCCAGCTGCGGAGGCAGAGAGTCCTCAGGAGGATGCCGAGGCGAAGGACGACAACATTATCTCGCTCAAGGAGGAGGCGCGGCCAGAAAAGGCGCTCGAGCCTGCCCCGCGCAGGCGCCTTGAAAAGCATGACAGGAAGATTGACCTCGGCCTCCACGACCACAAGGCACATGCGGACTGCCCGGACACCCTCGCATGTCTCCCAGATACCCCCGGCCGCCCCCAGCACACCCTCCCCGTTATCCTGCGCTGTGCGATCCTCGGCAGCCCTCGCAAGCGCCTCACGATCCGCGAAATCTACGCGACAATGGAGTCCAAGTACCCGTACTACAAGTCGGCCGGACAGACTTGGAAG CAATCGGTTCGCCACCATCTCTCGCTGAATCGGCTGTTTGAGCGCCAGCCGCGGCCTGTGACTGATCCGGGGTTTGGCTCATACTGGACGGTTAACTTGTCCGCCCCCCCTGGAACGAAGCGCCCTCGCAAGAGGGGTAGGCCGCAGAAGGAGGGCGAGGGCGCGAGGTCGGGCGAGATGTCGGGCGAGAACTCGCCCATCACCCTTATGCCAGCGCCAACCAAGTTCCAGTTCCAGCCACAGACGCACCCCGCCCCGCCCCTGCCACCTCTGCCCCTCCCCCAAATCAGCTCCATTCAAACATCGATATCGCCGCTGTCCCTTGGCCCCCCTCCACAGCCCCACCCACAGTCACTCAGCAACCCGCAGCTTTCCCCGTCGTCGCGCCATCCCCCACCGACACCCCAATCATCTTCGTCACATGCATCTCACGTTCCCATTGTTCACAATTCGCAGTTTGCGCCTATACAACTCACTATGTACGATCCACGACAACACCATCCTACACCACCTGGCTATCCGCCATTGCTAAAATCACCTACACATCTGCACCCACATCGTCCATATCCGCATGACGGGCGACCCCCAGATTCTCGCGCCCTTGATATACAAAGACAACAAGAAGCCGCACATAGGCACCACGAGGCACAACGTGCACACGACGCGCATCGATCCTCAGATTCCCAACGTCATTCCTATGACACGCGCCGAAACTCCTTGAATAGACCACCGCcgcccccaccaccaccgactAGCGATCTGGTCAGCCACCGCAAACCAGCGACACCCATGACGCCGCACTCGTCGAAGGAATCGGAGGCGGAGAACGGGATGGACACAAATGGGCCCATCGTGTCCGACGACGAATTTGAgagcgaggaggagatgcgACCGCCGTATGTGCGGCGCGAAGCGGCATTCGTGGCGACGCGCCCATCGCCCATCTTTACGCTACCTCCATTCTCGAAGCTGGAGCATAACAAGGAGGAAATTATGGAGCACATGCGGCAGGAGATCGCGTCATTGCGGCGCACGTCTGCGGAGGCGGTGTCGACTTCGCTCAGACTTACAGAGCAGCTGGCGAACGCGAATTTGGAGGTGTCGCGTTCGAGAGAAGCTGTCAGGGATTTAGAGGACATGTTGCAGCGCGAGGCCACACAGAGGAAGGAGGCGGAGAGGTTGAAAGACCAGGAGATTGAGAGGCGGCGTGCGGCGGAGCATGCGCTGGGATCTTTGGCAAATAGGTCGCCTATTGCGCGTGCGAggccgacgacgacgacgtga
- a CDS encoding Transducin beta-like protein 3, producing the protein MAVPVGSGRPKLKTAFKKARTIAPLYTSGAVAITLDGTRLVTCVAEDILLTDVETGVQICRFVGDTQPISSLCITPSGSHLLVFTSSLSLRIYELPPIPNSNTNASSPPEQLKKRVPPVRVVGRAHDAPVHVCRADPTSTYLASGAADGVVKVWDIRRGFVTHVFRGHGGVVSALAFSFPRVKADALGLDSVGGRRTMHLVTASVDTRIRVFNLTEGASTSSGGGKPEAVLEGHVSVPRGLDVTPDGRWLVSGGRDAVVLIWDMHSKSAAASTTAMKGKTKKASGKAVGMTPSLAKTVPVLERVEAVGFMQEEEEDVEKGQLRFYTGGEKGVIKIWDAKKGQVLETFGREDAATTTATASADEDMEEQRQITNILYLPSKSTMVSIHADQNIIFHSAVDGTLSRQMIGYNDEIVDATFLSHPSSSSLSPQQQQQRDTHVAFATNSSLIRVYSTANLDARLLEGHSEIVLALDRSADGTVLASGSKDKTARIWAPVVVDDDASSASWGYKCVGVCEGHAESVGAVAMARGGSAPEGGRGGLKFMFTGSQDRTIKMWDVSDVPTTVASSSDVDVVRCKSLTTHKAHEKDINALDISPNDRFLVSGSQDRTAKIFEIQYITSSNGSVRGELKLVGTCKGHKRGVWTVRFGRAERVLATGSGDKTVKLWSLDDYACLRTFEGHTNSVLRVDFLCAGMQLVSAGSDGLVKVWNVREEECVATLDNHEDKVWALAVSSDERTIISGAADSVVTFWEDCTEEAETEKENKRADAVLKDQDFMNYVALRDYKRAIELALAMAQPGRLFNLFRDVAGEGESSSLTGSTAVDEVIRTLRGSELAKLLRFVRDWNTNAKTSVVAQQVLYAIVKLQRAERVIGAFGEETAERAFAEGEEEEDATSGAKTGRTAVKEVLEALIPYSERHQGRIERLVQESYVVDYILGEMDDGMDVDT; encoded by the exons ATGGCTGTCCCTGTAGGCAGCGGACGACCAAAACTTAAGACTGC ATTCAAAAAGGCGCGTACGATCGCGCCGCTTTATACCTCTGGTGCTGTCGCTATCACGCTAGATGGCACGAGGCTCGTTACGTGTGTTGCGGAGGATATACTCTTGACGGATGTGGAGACTGGAGTGCAGATTTGCCGCTTTGTAGGG GATACGCAACCGATAAGCTCGTTATGTATTACGCCGTCTGGATCGCATCTTCTTGTATTCACATCTTCGCTCTCGCTGCGCATTTACGAGCTCCCTCCCATCCCAAATTCAAACACAAACGCAAGCAGCCCACCAGAACAACTGAAAAAGCGCGTGCCGCCCGTACGCGTCGTCGGGCGCGCACACGACGCCCCGGTGCACGTATGCCGCGCGGACCCCACATCGACGTATCTCGCATCAGGCGCGGCAGACGGCGTCGTGAAAGTATGGGACATCCGCCGCGGGTTCGTGACGCATGTGTTCCGCGGGCACGGCGGGGTCGTCAGCGCGCTGGCATTTAGCTTCCCGCGTGTGAAAGCCGATGCATTGGGATTGGATTCTGTGggggggaggaggacgaTGCACCTTGTGACGGCGTCGGTGGATACGCGGATTAGGGTGTTTAATTTGACGGAGGGCGCGTCGACGTCGAGTGGGGGCGGGAAGCCTGAGGCGGTGTTGGAGGGCCATGTGTCGGTGCCGAGGGGGCTGGATGTGACGCCTGACGGGCGGTGGCTCGTCAGTGGTGGCCGAGACGCTGTTGTGCTTATTTGGGATATGCACTCGAAGTCCGCTGCGGCGTCGACGACGGCGATGAAAGGCAAGACGAAAAAGGCGAGTGGGAAGGCGGTGGGGATGACGCCTAGTTTGGCGAAGACTGTGCCGGTGCTTGAGCGTGTTGAGGCGGTGGGATTtatgcaggaggaggaggaggatgtggagaAAGGACAGTTGAGATTTTATACGGGTGGTGAGAAGGGTGTGATTAAAATTTGGGATGCGAAGAAGGGCCAGGTTCTGGAGACGTTTGGGCGGGAGGATGccgcgacgacgacggccaCTGCTTCTGCAGACGAAGATATGGAAGAGCAGCGGCAGATCACAAATATTTT ATACCTCCCCTCAAAATCGACCATGGTGTCTATCCACGCCGACCAAAACATCATTTTCCATTCTGCAGTGGACGGAACGCTGTCCCGCCAGATGATCGGGTACAACGACGAAATCGTCGACGCGACGTTCCTCAGCCacccctcttcttcttcactatcaccacagcagcagcagcagcgcgaCACGCACGTGGCATTCGCGACCAACTCGTCTCTCATCCGCGTTTATTCCACAGCGAACCTCGACGCGCGGCTGTTGGAGGGCCACTCGGAGATTGTGCTCGCGCTCGAtcggtcggcggacggcACGGTGCTCGCGAGCGGGAGTAAAGACAAGACGGCGAGGATCTGGGCGCCGGTCGttgtggatgatgatgcgTCGTCTGCGTCGTGGGGGTACAAGTGCGTGGGTGTGTGCGAGGGCCATGCGGAGAGTGTTGGTGCTGTTGCGATGGCACGCGGCGGCAGCGCGCCGGAGGGTGGGCGTGGAGGGCTCAAGTTTATGTTTACGGGCAGCCAGGACCGGACgatcaagatgtgggatgtgTCCGATGTGCCTACAACTGTTGCCTCGTCTTCGGACGTGGACGTTGTGAGATGTAAAAGTCTGACGACGCACAAGGCGCACGAGAAGGACATCAACGCGCTCGACATTTCGCCAAATGACCGATTCCTCGTGTCTGGCTCGCAGGACCGTACAGCTAAAATCTTCGAGATCCAGTATATCACGAGCAGCAACGGCTCGGTGCGCGGCGAGCTGAAGCTGGTGGGGACGTGCAAGGGCCACAAGCGCGGGGTGTGGACGGTGCGGTTCGGGCGGGCGGAGCGCGTGCTGGCGACGGGCAGCGGGGACAAGACGGTGAAGCTCTGGAGTCTGGACGACTACGCGTGCCTGCGCACGTTCGAGGGCCACACGAACTCGGTGCTCCGTGTGGACTTTTTGTGCGCGGGGATGCAGCTGGTGAGCGCGGGCTCGGATGGGCTTGTCAAGGTGTGGAATGtgagggaggaggagtgtGTTGCTACGCTGGATAATCATGAGGATAAG GTGTGGGCTCTGGCTGTTAGCTCGGACGAGCGCACGATCATATCTGGCGCTGCAGACTCTGTGGTCACCTTTTGGGAAGACTGCACTGAAGAAGCCGAGacggaaaaagaaaacaaacgcGCCGATGCTGTTCTCAA GGACCAGGATTTTATGAACTACGTTGCACTGCGGGATTACAAGCGGGCGATAGAGTTGGCATTGGCGATGGCGCAGCCTGGGCGGCTGTTCAATCTGTTCCGAGATGTagcgggagagggagagagcaGTTCGCTGACCGGCAGCACGGCTGTGGACGAGGTGATACGGACGCTGCGGGGCAGTGAGctggcgaagctgctgcggTTCGTGCGGGACTGGAACACGAATGCAAAGACGTCTGTTGTGGCGCAGCAGGTGCTGTATGCGATTGTGAAGCTGCAGAGGGCGGAGCGGGTGATTGGGGCGTTTGGAGAGGAGACAGCGGAGCGGGCGTTTGCGGAGggcgaagaggaggaagatgcaACGAGTGGGGCAAAGACGGGACGGACGGCAGTCAAGGAAGTTTTGGAAGCACTGATACCGTACTCTGAGCGGCACCAGGGGCGGATAGAGAGGCTGGTGCAGGAGAGCTACGTGGTGGACTATATCCTGGGCGAGATGGACGATGGGATGGACGTCGATACTTAG
- a CDS encoding Putative aminodeoxychorismate lyase — translation MEGAAGLTPYQLLTSTRYDPYLTSFGWNNDKDGPSPFFLLPLHLERLIEAADTHSWLYAKTLLRYEYLKASCLDAILEQRIRGHTSTAYKLRITVTKEGRIAATATPLAQNLTEDPTTVPEPSAIAIAASDNDEGLDAGPTGPPMKVYIDKEPTEPSIFTETKTTLRDVYERVKERNAGQCDGSGWDVLLYNGDGQVMETTIFNVSFYRGGQWVTPGAGTGCLAGVMRRWLLEHGRILEDTEGILTRDTISDGEWVLLCNGVQGCRLGKIYTESA, via the exons ATGGAAGGAGCAGCTGGCTTGACTCCGTACCAATTACTCACGTCGACGCGGTACGACCCCTATCTGACGTCTTTTGGATGGAACAACGACAAGGACGGGCCCTCGCCGTTTTTCCTGCTCCCTCTGCACCTCGAGCGGCTCATCGAGGCCGCAGACACCCACAGCTGGCTCTACGCCAAAACGCTACTGCGATATGAATACCTCAAAGCGAGCTGCCTCGACGCTATACTCGAACAGCGCATACGCGGGCATACTTCCACCGCATACAAA CTCCGCATCACGGTGACGAAAGAGGGCCGGATCGCAGCTACAGCTACGCCTCTCGCGCAGAATCTGACAGAGGACCCAACGACGGTGCCCGAGCCCTCTGCGATCGCGATCGCAGCGAGCGATAACGATGAAGGATTAGACGCCGGGCCGACAGGCCCCCCAATGAAGGTGTACATCGATAAGGAACCGACAGAGCCGTCGATTTTTACAGAGACAAAGACGACGCTGCGGGACGTGTACGAGCGGGTGAAGGAGCGCAACGCGGGGCAGTGTGACGGCAGTGGGTGGGACGTGCTGTTGTACAACGGGGACGGACAGGTGATGGAGACGACAATCTTCAATGTGTCGTTCTACCGGGGTGGACAGTGGGTGACGCCTGGAGCAGGGACGGGATGCCTGGCAGGTGTGATGCGGCGGTGGCTGCTGGAGCACGGGCGTATCTTGGAGGACACAGAGGGCATTCTCACACGGGACACTATCTCAGACGGCGAGTGGGTGCTGCTGTGCAACGGGGTGCAGGGCTGCCGGCTGGGCAAAATATACACAGAGTCTGCATAA
- a CDS encoding O-methyltransferase tpcA, translating to MTSISELSSLQKTLNAAIDTFKAELAAQNMPELSLNTSKPHPIDDLAFIPTPAMFEARRAALASLGLIKSLIQSPYDALTANTWMVMEVAGVRLTAEIGLASILGDSEEGLSIKEIAEKTGVDELKLERVLRLLITQGWFREPKQGYFANNRLSNLIKKGLPGFHLATYMNELFMKVATNFPEMINHPDPEFRKNTDPLHTAFQLAYKTDISYFGADGWLTKDPEEAVKFGQSMVAVGPTSDPGVVADFAWDEIAKDKDGIVDVGGGQGSLCCSLAAKYPNIKKFVVQDLPETREGAEAYIASKGLTGRVEFEVQDFFKPQQRKGKYVYVMQRVLHDWSTEKGAIMIKQIRDVLNEDSCLLIVDTVIQPGVVSSEGQDLVQSLLKLNKSVYQPVPPPEFIPVDFGEASRIQHQINVALTALCNSFERTLPQLQEMVELGGMKIKKVNATRGWASITEVVPA from the exons ATGACCTCGATATCTGAACTTAGCAGCCTACAAAAGACGCTGAACGCGGCAATTGACACGTTCAAGGCTGAGCTCGCCGCGCAGAATATGCCTGAGCTCTCGTTGAACACGTCCAAGCCGCATCCCATCGATGATCTCGCCTTCATCCCAACGCCAGCGATGTTCGAGGCTCGTCGCGCTGCACTTGCCAGTTTG GGTCTTATCAAATCGTTGATTCAGTCTCCGTATGATGCGCTTACAGCGAATACGTGGATGGTTATGGAAGTTGCTGGTGTCCGACTTACTGCTGAGATCGGTCTGGCGTCTATCCTGGGAGACTCGGAAGAAGGTTTGAGCATCAAGGAGATCGCTGAGAAAACAGGCGTTGATGAGTTGAAACTTG AACGCGTCTTGCGCCTTTTGATCACTCAAGGATGGTTCCGCGAACCAAAGCAGGGATATTTTGCTAATAACCGTCTGAGCAATCTGATCAAGAAGGGCTTGCCAGGATTCCACCTTGCAACTTATAT GAACGAACTCTTCATGAAAGTTGCGACCAACTTCCCAGAGATGATCAATCATCCTGACCCGGAATTCCGCAAGAACACGGACCCGCTGCATACGGCATTCCAGCTCGCGTACAAGACCGATATCAGCTACTTTGGTGCCGACGGATGGCTGACGAAAGACCCTGAAGAAGCTGTTAAATTTGGACAATC TATGGTGGCTGTCGGGCCTACATCGGATCCCGGTGTTGTTGCAGACTTTGCATGGGATGAGATTGCGAAAGACAAGGATGGTATTGTGGACGTTGGAGGAGGACAGGGCTCACTATGCTGCTCACTCGCAGCCAA GTACCCCAACATTAAGAAATTCGTTGTTCAGGATCTGCCTGAGACACGTGAAGGAGCCGAGGCCTACATTGCATCGAAAGGACTTACAGGACGCGTGGAGTTTGAGGTACAAGATTTCTTCAAGCCACAACAGCGTAAAGGAAAATATGTCTACGTGATGCAGCGAg TTCTGCACGACTGGAGCACTGAGAAAGGCGCGATCATGATCAAACAAATTCGAGATGTTTTGAATGAAGAT AGTTGTCTGTTAATTGTTGATACCGTGATTCAACCGGGAGTTGTCTCTTCTGAAGGCCAGGACCTCGTCCAATCGCTGTTGAAGCTGAACAAGAGCGTTTATCAACCGGTGCCACCTCCTGAATTTATCCCCGTTGATTTTGGAGAGGCCAGTCGTATTCAGCACCAGATTAATGTTGCGTTGACTGCTCTGTGCAATT CGTTTGAGAGGACTTTGCCGCAGTTGCAGGAGATGGTAGAGCTTGGCGGAATGAAGATCAAGAAGGTTAATGCTACCAg GGGTTGGGCATCAATCACGGAAGTCGTCCCAGCTTGA
- a CDS encoding Protein JOKA2 translates to MFTIKITYRGLTRRHTFPDTNTFPSYDDISTQPSRILIGKEVHNAYEYNKCIRQFRNRSWPHAMLRFTIIDVSSRVAETTSLPTTSTIYTRFPPVGPRVAFSSANAIESQTNAMDVDSTPAPSATRSVSMRQTRPQPVRPAAQRRASDVACCSAKSANEDMRVILTEFKDIVDSALATNLSMMTNGSNTANEAPPPSCDSCHIVDKPAGFCLSNMGTHQMKLASASDARGSNLPIPHLPTPWDRFMTGPPSSSTPQSSSPSNTTPQVPVDSSNPTPVVHVGIICDVCNKVVEGVRHKCLDCPDYDLCDSCIGNGAAEAHNPFHEFFDILEPGRVIVHTVFNGDSDRETARPSQRRSSASASVPAPEPAAPSSPAVHPATCDLCESRIIGNRYTSMLATPVSALHRSNILDMLLPDFKPLKIMSVRAMSLTQCITLLVMAVTNQFMVADSSCEALPIPVHPPLHPMLKMRLPESVIPTVYRVGERQVIPETTPRVVTQVKTPVAESPASKPTVPPKSPVPVPTEPLVNPFLHDDERVKTPTPSAKPSSPIKASPAKPPPVPPKPEMISHASWASIPGFFGSSAQWEIRPPHPYEHYPPVSDNLGDIFQPKASLGNPFADIPLLNVSTISAAPTFGPVPKTTPNLPPVASSEITLPTVPNHTPMNPWPTTNAAERQELLQLIANASGSHGPPVVPAEQTAKPLTPPAPPVEHLVSIHEISDSNPEPSSKSEKSQTVSPRDFSNLSLSHLLHDLEDRVASLKANSDVDEDKLPSVTGSSLSEEALLKRPTSEPSMSNNTLSYPPSLAHLIAELPTLVPKAADVLPPSSLTTDAKEATLPLVPLSASFIEDVTVPDGQVFPPGAEFVKCWRLRNDSTRDWPESTQLVFVAGESLATQKGELAVELGKVEAGKEIDVWTGELKAPEGPGRYVGYWRLKANGELFGSSLWIEINVVEADHHSSDESSMAASSVIMPQSSAIAQDGASRQAVSSTVQSAAGDTSTISTEDDLSDAGSDISLISMPSSPSDDEDEGLFHDSRSFITAESAAAASVVASSSRTRSVQNSRLSSAMDYVLLYDDTSSSED, encoded by the exons ATGTTTACTATCAAAATCACGTATCGAGGGCTGACTCGAAGACACACCTTCCCAGACACCAATACTTTCCCCAGTTACGACGATATCTCCACCCAA CCTTCTCGCATCTTAATCGGCAAGGAAGTTCACAACGCGTACGAGTATAACAAGTGCATTCGCCAGTTCAGGAATCGTTCTTGGCCCCATGCTATGCTGAGATTCACAATCATAGACGTGTCCTCTCGCGTTGCTGAAACTACTT CCTTGCCGACGACGAGCACAATCTATACTCGGTTCCCTCCTGTCGGCCCTCGAGTGGCATTCTCCTCTGCGAACGCCATTGAAAGTCAGACTAATGCAATGGACGTCGATTCCACCCCCGCACCCTCGGCAACCCGCAGTGTCTCTATGAGACAAACTAGGCCGCAGCCTGTTCGACCGGCTGCGCAGCGCAGGGCATCAGATGTTGCTTGTTGCTCGGCTAAAAGTGCCAACGAGGACATGCGCGTCATCTTGACCGAGTTTAAAGACATTGTCGACAGCGCGTTAGCCACCAATCTCTCCATGATGACAAATGGCTCCAATACTGCTAATGAGGCACCGCCTCCGTCG TGTGATTCGTGCCATATCGTCGACAAGCCTGCTGGCTTCTGTTTGAGCAACATGGGGACACATCAGATGAAGTTAGCTAGCGCATCAGACGCTCGAGGATCTAATCTACCCAttcctcatcttccaacACCATGGGATAGATTCATGACAGGGCCACCTAGTTCATCAACCCCGCAATCATCTTCTCCATCCAATACCACTCCACAAGTTCCTGTAGACTCTTCGAATCCTACACCTGTGGTTCATGTAGGTATTATATGTGATGTTTGCAACAAGGTCGTTGAAGGTGTTCGCCACAAATGCCTCGATTGTCCCG ACTATGATTTATGCGATTCGTGCATTGGAAATGGTGCCGCTGAAGCGCACAACCCTTTCCACGAGTTCTTTGACATACTGGAACCAGGCAGGGTTATTGTCCATACAGTCTTCAACGGTGATAGCGACAGAGAGACAGCAAGGCCGTCTCAAAGGCggtcatcagcatcagcatccgTTCCTGCCCCCGAGCCCGCTGCGCCTTCATCTCCGGCTGTCCACCCTGCCACTTGTGACCTCTGCGAATCGCGAATCATTGGCAATCGTTAT ACTTCGATGCTTGCGACTCCTGTTTCAG CATTACACCGGAGCAACATCCTCGACATGCTTTTGCCCGACTTCAAACCCCTGAAGATTATGTC CGTGCGCGCAATGTCACTAACCCAATGCATTACGCTACTTGTGATG GCTGTAACAAACCAATTTATGGTTGCAGATTCAAG CTGTGAAGCGCTGCCAATTCCAGTCCACCCCCCTTTGCACCCTATGTTGAAGATGAGGCTGCCAGAATCTGTGATTCCGACAGTCTACAGAGTCGGTGAAAGGCAGGTAATCCCTGAGACTACGCCACGAGTCGTCACACAAGTGAAGACTCCTGTCGCTGAGTCCCCTGCCTCAAAGCCAACGGTGCCACCCAAGTCTCCAGTGCCTGTCCCTACGGAACCATTGGTTAACCCTTTCCTTCATGACGACGAGCGAGTCAAGACTCCAACACCTTCTGCAAAGCCCTCTTCACCTATCAAGGCATCCCCAGCTAAACCTCCACCTGTACCACCGAAGCCGGAAATGATCTCACATGCATCATGGGCCTCGATTCCTGGGTTCTTCGGGTCCTCTGCACAATGGGAAATCAGACCTCCACACCCGTATGAACATTATCCACCAGTGTCGGATAACCTTGGTGATATCTTCCAACCCAAGGCTTCATTGGGCAACCCTTTCGCAGACATTCCTCTCTTGAATGTCTCAACGATTTCGGCTGCACCGACCTTTGGTCCAGTCCCAAAGACCACGCCGAACTTGCCACCTGTTGCATCATCAGAAATTACTTTGCCCACTGTACCGAATCATACACCGATGAACCCATGGCCTACAACCAATGCGGCAGAACGTCAGGAGCTTTTGCAGCTCATTGCCAATGCTTCAGGATCCCATGGCCCGCCCGTCGTCCCTGCAGAGCAAACTGCTAAACCACTTACGCCGCCTGCACCGCCTGTCGAGCACCTTGTTTCTATCCATGAAATCTCTGACAGTAATCCTGAGCCTTCTTCCAAGTCCGAAAAATCACAGACTGTATCTCCGCGCGACTTTTCTAACCTTTCGTTGTCACATTTGTTGCATGACCTTGAGGACCGAGTCGCTTCTTTGAAAGCCAATAGTGACGTTGACGAAGATAAGCTTCCTAGCGTCACAGGGTCATCTCTATCGGAGGAGGCTCTCCTCAAACGACCAACTTCAGAACCCTCGATGTCTAATAACACACTCTCGTATCCTCCCTCTCTTGCGCACTTGATCGCTGAACTGCCCACCCTTGTTCCCAAGGCAGCTGATGTTCTTCCTCCATCATCACTAACAACCGATGCAAAGGAAGCCACTCTCCCTCTTGTCCCTTTGAGTGCATCTTTCATCGAAGACGTGACGGTGCCAGATGGTCAAGTGTTCCCTCCTGGCGCAGAGTTCGTGAAATGCTGGCGGCTGCGCAATGATAGCACCCGAGACTGGCCGGAGTCGACACAGTTGGTATTTGTTGCTGGAGAATCGCTGGCGACCCAGAAAGGCGAGTTGGCTGTTGAGTTGGGTAAGGTTGAAGCCGGTAAGGAAATTGATGTGTGGACGGGAGAATTAAAG GCTCCCGAAGGTCCTGGGCGATACGTAGGTTATTGGAGATTGAAAGCTAACGGTGAATTATTTGGAAGTAGCTTATGGATTGA AATCAATGTAGTGGAAGCGGACCACCACTCTTCCGACGAGTCTTCTATGGCGGCTTCCTCTGTTATCATGCCGCAGTCGTCAGCAATCGCCCAGGATGGTGCAAGCCGCCAAGCTGTTTCTTCTACCGTACAATCCGCCGCTGGGGATACGTCCACCATTTCCACTGAGGATGACCTCTCCGATGCTGGCTCTGACATTTCGTTGATCAGCATGCCATCCTCGCCAtctgacgatgaggacgaaggACTCTTCCACGATAGCCGTTCGTTCATCACTGCCGagtccgccgccgccgcttCTGTGgtcgcctcttcttctagGACTCGCAGTGTTCAGAACTCTCGTCTCTCATCGGCTATGGATTATGTACTCCTGTACGACGATACATCTTCTTCCGAGGATTGA